A window of the Vicia villosa cultivar HV-30 ecotype Madison, WI unplaced genomic scaffold, Vvil1.0 ctg.002328F_1_1, whole genome shotgun sequence genome harbors these coding sequences:
- the LOC131638586 gene encoding zinc finger CCCH domain-containing protein 53-like yields the protein MDGYEATRIVFQRIQTMDPENASKIMGLLLLQDHGEKEMIRLAFGPESLLHSVIFKARNELGLALNSPSTTPQSPSPFSSSNPVPISRQNSNSNSSRVLNSGMTLPLNLSIPNPSSSSWADDSSSSPFYGNGGVSDSIDEFQLQDQLSFLNDGTSSPSVKNSDLFYSQSELSSSPGGGGSVGNGNGVDPSFFPYGYGGSVHRRSCSVNDACLVSEDPNSGLGWKPCLYYARGYCKNGTSCRFLHGGFGDGGEGAVGSPNKIEMMDQCHEQLLRSKSLQQQRFAAASQLMANSSFPYSPKSLSLLLQQQQSDTRAAAAALMMNEDMQKFGRSRLERNDFSLNNIGMMNPASRQIYLTFPADSTFREEDVSNYFSIYGPVQDVRIPYQQKRMFGFVTFVYPETVKLILAKGNPHFVCDARVLVKPYKEKGKVPDKKQLQMDRGDFSPCGTPTGLNGGDPFDLQAGGRMYYNTQDILWRRKLEEQAELQQALELQSRRLMSLQLLDIKKQHHRALSSGSPIPSPTQSPNMFNQNFPFSSFHSSSESQEENGSGSGSGSGSTASIPVDQQVNTVNSGDGENGNSDTSGKQTSTHEDSDLQECLEHNLPDSPFASPTKAIGDYMAAFNNGPNEAIDSDASASSANSKFSTNTVLPPSSPLDIGPFTSYNCQIPRFTSSHGTIGMIAGTGGPIGI from the exons ATGGATGGTTATGAAGCTACTAGGATTGTTTTTCAAAGGATCCAAACCATGGACCCTGAAAATGCTTCAAAAATAATGGGTTTGCTTCTTCTTCAAGACCATGGTGAGAAAGAGATGATTAGGCTAGCTTTTGGTCCAGAATCACTTCTTCATTCAGTGATTTTCAAAGCTAGGAATGAGTTAGGATTAGCTTTGAACTCTCCTTCAACCACACCTCAATCACCTTCACCTTTTTCCTCAAGCAATCCTGTTCCAATTTCAAGACAaaactcaaactcaaactcaTCAAGGGTCTTGAACAGTGGCATGACTCTTCCTTTGAATCTCAGTATCCCAAATCCAAGTTCATCTTCTTGGGCTGATGATTCTAGTTCTTCGCCTTTTTACGGTAATGGAGGAGTTTCTGACTCTATTGATGAGTTTCAGCTTCAAGACCAGCTCTCTTTTCTTAACGACGGAACATCGTCGCCTTCGGTTAAGAATTCGGATTTGTTTTACTCTCAGTCTGAGTTGTCTTCTAGTCCTGGTGGTGGTGGAAGTGTTGGTAATGGTAATGGTGTTGACCCTTCGTTTTTTCCGTATGGTTACGGAGGTTCGGTTCATCGAAGAAGCTGTTCGGTGAATGATGCTTGTTTGGTTTCTGAGGATCCGAATTCTGGTTTAGGTTGGAAGCCATGTCTTTACTATGCTAGAGGGTATTGTAAGAATGGAACTAGCTGTAGGTTTCTTCATGGCGGTTTCGGAGATGGTGGTGAAGGTGCTGTTGGTTCTCCTAATAAGATTGAGATGATGGATCAGTGTCATGAGCAGCTTCTTAGATCTAAATCTCttcaacaacaacgattcgctgcCGCTTCTCAACTGATGGCTAATTCATCTTTTCCTTACTCACCGAAAAGCTTGAGTCTGCTTCTTCAGCAGCAACAAAGTGATACTAG AGCTGCAGCTGCAGCACTTATGATGAATGAAGATATGCAGAAATTTGGAAGGTCAAGATTGGaaagaaatgatttttctttgaacaatatcgGAATGATGAATCCGGCTTCTCGGCAGATATACTTGACTTTTCCAGCTGATAGCACCTTTAGAGAGGAAGATGTTTCAAACTACTTCAG TATTTATGGACCGGTTCAAGATGTGAGGATTCCGTATCAGCAAAAAAGGATGTTTGGATTTGTTACGTTTGTATATCCTGAGACGGTGAAACTCATTTTAGCGAAAGGAAACCCTCATTTTGTTTGTGATGCTAGAGTACTTGTTAAGCCTTACAAGGAGAAAGGAAAAGTCCCCGACAA AAAGCAGCTACAGATGGATAGAGGAGACTTTTCTCCTTGTGGTACACCCACTGGACTAAATGGCGGCGATCCGTTCGATCTTCAAGCTG GTGGAAGAATGTACTACAATACTCAAGATATTCTTTGGAGGAGGAAGTTAGAGGAACAAGCTGAACTTCAACAAGCTCTCGAGCTTCAAAGCAGACGACTAATGAGTCTTCAACTTCTCGACATCAAAAAGCAACACCATCGTGCACTTTCGTCCGGAAGTCCAATTCCTTCTCCAACTCAATCTCCTAACATGTTCAATCAAAACTTCCCATTTTCATCTTTTCACAGCAGCTCAGAAAGCCAAGAGG AGAACGGTTCCGGCTCGGGCTCAGGCTCTGGTAGCACTGCATCAATTCCGGTTGATCAGCAAGTAAACACTGTCAATTCCGGAGACGGAGAGAATGGAAATAGTGACACAAGTGGCAAACAAACCTCAACTCATGAAGACAGTGATTTACAAGAATG CTTGGAGCATAATCTCCCTGATAGCCCTTTTGCTTCCCCTACTAAAGCTATTGGTGACTACATGGCTGCCTTCAACAATGGACCTAATGAGGCCATTGATTCAGATGCCTCAGCTTCATCTGCCAACTCCAAATTTAGTACTAACACCGTTCTTCCACCGTCTTCTCCTCTCGACATCGGACCTTTCACATCCTATAACTGCCAAATACCTAG GTTCACTTCTAGCCATGGAACCATCGGAATGATTGCGGGCACCGGTGGACCAATTGGCATTTAG